One genomic window of Meles meles chromosome 15, mMelMel3.1 paternal haplotype, whole genome shotgun sequence includes the following:
- the USP39 gene encoding U4/U6.U5 tri-snRNP-associated protein 2 gives MSGRSKRESRGSTRGKRVSESRGSSGRVKRERDREREAEAPSFRGSPVRVKREVEPVSAREVPAPVVPAVRVKREREADEDSEPEREVRAKNGRVDSEDRRSRHCPYLDTINRSVLDFDFEKLCSISLSHINAYACLVCGKYFQGRGLKSHAYIHSVQFSHHVFLNLHTLKFYCLPDNYEIIDSSLEDITYVLKPTFTKQQIANLDKQAKLSRAYDGTTYLPGIVGLNNIKANDYANAVLQALSNVPPLRNYFLEEDNYKNIKRPPGDIMFLLVQRFGELMRKLWNPRNFKAHVSPHEMLQAVVLCSKKTFQITKQGDGVDFLSWFLNALHSALGGTKKKKKTIVTDVFQGSMRIFTKKLPHPDLPAEEKEQLLHNDEYQETMVESTFMYLTLDLPTAPLYKDEKEQLIIPQVPLFNILAKFNGITEKEYKTYKENFLKRFQLTKLPPYLIFCIKRFTKNNFFVEKNPTIVNFPITNVDLREYLSEEVQAVHKNTTYDLIANIVHDGKPSEGSYRIHVLHHGTGKWYELQDLQVTDILPQMITLSEAYIQIWKRRDNDETNQQGA, from the exons ATGTCCGGCCGGTCCAAGCGTGAATCTCGTGGTTCTACCCGCGGGAAGCGCGTGTCCGAGTCGCGGGGCAGCTCGGGTCGCGTTAAGCGGGAGCGAGACCGGGAGCGGGAGGCCGAGGCGCCGAGCTTCCGGGGTAGCCCAGTGCGTGTGAAGCGGGAGGTCGAGCCGGTGAGCGCGCGGGAGGTCCCGGCGCCCGTAGTCCCAGCTGTGCGGGTGAAGCGGGAGCGCGAGGCTGACGAGGACTCTGAGCCTGAGCGGGAGGTGCGAG CAAAGAATGGCCGTGTGGATTCTGAGGACCGGAGGAGTCGCCATTGCCCCTACCTGGATACCATTAACAG GAGTGTGCTGGACTTTGACTTTGAGAAATTGTGTTCCATCTCCCTCTCACATATCAATGCATATGCCTGTCTTGTGTGTGGCAAATACTTTCAGG GCCGGGGTTTGAAGTCTCATGCCTACATTCATAGCGTCCAGTTTAGCCACCATGTCTTCCTCAACCTCCACACCCTCAAGTTCTACTGCCTTCCAGACAACTACGAGATCATCGATTCCTCGCTGGAGGATATCACA TATGTGTTGAAACCCACTTTCACAAAGCAGCAGATTGCAAACTTGGACAAGCAAGCCAAGTTGTCGCGGGCGTATGATGGTACCACTTACCTGCCAGGCATCGTGGGCCTGAATAACATAAAGGCCAACGACTATGCCAACGCTGTCCTTCAG GCTTTGTCTAATGTTCCTCCTCTCCGGAACTACTTCCTGGAAgaagacaattataagaacataaagCGTCCTCCAGGGGATATCATGTTCCTGTTGGTCCAGCGTTTTGGAGAACTGATGAGAAAGCTCTGGAACCCTCGAAATTTCAAGgcacatgtctctccccatgagaTGCTGCAAGCTGTTGTCCTTTGCAGCAAGAAGACCTTCCAAATCACCAAGCAGG GGGATGGAGTTGACTTTCTGTCCTGGTTTCTGAATGCTCTACACTCAGCGCTGGGgggcacaaagaagaaaaagaaaa CTATTGTGACTGATGTTTTCCAGGGGTCCATGAGGATCTTCACTAAAAAGCTTCCTCACCCTGATCTG ccagcagaagaaaaagagcagCTGCTGCATAATGACGAGTACCAGGAGACAATGGTGGAGTCCACCTTCATGTACCTGACGCTGGATCTCCCTACTGCTCCCCTCTACAAGGACGAGAAGGAGCAGCTCATCATCCCTCAGGTGCCGCTCTTCAATATCCTGGCCAAGTTCAACGGCATCACAGAGAAG GAATATAAGACCTACAAGGAGAACTTTCTAAAACGCTTCCAGCTTACCAAGCTGCCTCCATATCTCATCTTCTGTATTAAGAGATTCACTAAAAACAATTTCTTTGTGGAGAAGAATCCAACTATTGTCAACTTCCCCATTAC AAATGTGGATCTGAGAGAGTACCTGTCTGAGGAAGTACAAGCAGTGCACAAGAATACCACGTACGACCTCATTGCCAACATTGTCCATGACGGCAAGCCCTCGGAGGGCTCCTACCGGATCCATGTGCTTCATCAC GGGACGGGCAAATGGTATGAATTACAAGACCTGCAGGTGACTGACATCCTTCCCCAGATGATCACGCTTTCAGAGGCTTACATTCAG ATTTGGAAGAGGCGAGATAATGATGAAACCAACCAGCAGGGGGCTTGA